The Streptomyces sp. NBC_00224 genome has a window encoding:
- a CDS encoding response regulator: MAAREHDSRPTIGVFLVDDHEVVRRGLHDLLDAEPDITVLGEASTSEQALARGPALRPDVAILDVRLPDGDGITVCRELRSRTPELSCLMLTSFDDDDALLDAIMAGAAGYVLKQIKGTDLVAAVRTVASGQSMLDPATTARLMSTLRGPSAEDVPAGDQRLAGLSEREREILDLIGEGFTNRQIGKHLYLSEKTVKNNISRLLSKLGVERRVQAAVIAAQLPPDARHR, from the coding sequence ATGGCCGCAAGGGAACACGACTCCAGGCCTACCATCGGGGTCTTCCTGGTCGACGACCACGAGGTGGTGCGCCGCGGGCTGCACGACCTGCTGGACGCCGAGCCCGACATCACCGTCCTCGGCGAAGCCTCGACCAGCGAGCAGGCCCTGGCGCGCGGCCCGGCCCTGCGGCCGGACGTGGCGATCCTGGACGTACGCCTGCCCGACGGCGACGGCATCACCGTCTGCCGCGAACTCAGGTCCCGCACACCGGAGTTGTCCTGCCTGATGCTGACGTCGTTCGATGACGACGACGCTCTCCTGGACGCGATCATGGCGGGGGCGGCCGGTTACGTCCTCAAGCAGATCAAGGGAACCGACCTCGTCGCGGCGGTGCGTACGGTCGCCTCGGGGCAGTCGATGCTCGATCCGGCCACCACCGCGCGGCTCATGAGCACGCTGCGGGGCCCCTCGGCGGAGGATGTTCCCGCCGGGGACCAGCGGCTCGCGGGCCTGTCCGAGCGCGAACGCGAGATCCTCGATCTGATCGGCGAGGGCTTCACCAACCGCCAGATCGGAAAGCACCTCTACCTCTCCGAGAAGACGGTCAAGAACAACATTTCCCGGCTCCTGTCGAAGCTGGGCGTCGAGCGCCGCGTCCAGGCCGCGGTCATCGCGGCCCAGCTCCCTCCGGACGCCCGGCACCGTTGA
- a CDS encoding Crp/Fnr family transcriptional regulator, giving the protein MDTKQAVRMTVALPAKHRSRLMNTAREVSFHVGTRLFEEGRKADRFWVVRTGQVTLDMHVPGRRSAAIESLVAGELVGWSWLFAPHVWHFGGEATTPVRAYEFDALSVRLMCDNDPQLGAAVAQWVGQVLAHRLTQARMRLLDLYAPHGSGPAR; this is encoded by the coding sequence ATGGACACCAAACAAGCCGTCCGGATGACGGTCGCGCTGCCCGCGAAGCACCGGAGCCGGCTGATGAACACCGCTCGCGAGGTGAGCTTCCACGTGGGCACCCGCCTGTTCGAAGAGGGCCGCAAGGCCGACCGCTTCTGGGTCGTGCGCACAGGCCAGGTGACCTTGGACATGCACGTCCCGGGCCGCCGCTCGGCCGCGATCGAGAGCCTGGTCGCCGGCGAACTCGTCGGCTGGTCCTGGCTGTTCGCTCCCCACGTGTGGCACTTCGGCGGCGAGGCGACCACACCGGTGCGCGCGTACGAGTTCGACGCCCTGTCCGTGCGGCTGATGTGCGACAACGATCCCCAGCTGGGCGCGGCCGTCGCCCAGTGGGTCGGTCAGGTCCTCGCCCACCGGCTGACACAGGCACGGATGCGGCTGCTCGACCTGTACGCACCCCACGGAAGCGGACCCGCACGGTGA
- a CDS encoding CBS domain-containing protein: protein MKHAKVGSVMTSDVVSTRTSVPFKEIARLLAEHHISGLPVVDDDDKVVGVLSETDLMARQTEAEDPYEPPRRFRPASFGRGARARRKKARARTAGELMSRPPITVRADGTIAVAARTMAAHRVERLPVLDAEDRLVGIVTRHDLLQVFLRSDDEIRAEVVRDVLVGTLWLSHGTIDITVREGVVTLSGQLERRSEIPLAVRMSRMVDGVVAVVDELGYQLDDSHLHPDEPAVHGIADDWLRKL, encoded by the coding sequence GTGAAACACGCCAAGGTCGGCTCGGTCATGACGAGCGACGTCGTGAGCACGCGCACATCGGTCCCCTTCAAGGAGATCGCCCGGCTGCTGGCAGAGCATCACATCAGCGGGCTTCCGGTGGTGGACGACGACGACAAGGTCGTCGGCGTCCTGTCCGAGACCGACCTGATGGCCCGGCAGACGGAGGCGGAGGACCCGTACGAGCCGCCCCGCCGGTTCCGGCCCGCCTCCTTCGGGCGCGGTGCACGCGCCCGAAGGAAGAAGGCCCGGGCCCGGACGGCGGGTGAGCTGATGTCCCGCCCGCCGATCACCGTGCGCGCCGACGGCACGATCGCCGTCGCCGCCCGGACCATGGCGGCGCACCGCGTCGAACGCCTCCCCGTGCTGGACGCCGAGGACCGGCTCGTCGGCATCGTGACCCGCCACGACCTCCTCCAGGTCTTCCTGCGCTCGGACGACGAGATCCGCGCCGAGGTCGTCCGGGACGTGCTGGTCGGGACCCTGTGGCTGTCGCACGGCACGATCGACATCACCGTGCGGGAGGGCGTGGTGACCCTGTCCGGGCAGCTGGAACGGCGCAGTGAGATCCCCCTCGCGGTACGTATGTCGCGCATGGTGGACGGAGTCGTCGCCGTCGTCGACGAGCTCGGCTACCAGCTCGACGATTCGCATCTGCACCCGGACGAACCGGCCGTGCACGGCATCGCCGACGACTGGCTGCGCAAGCTCTGA
- a CDS encoding phosphoketolase, which produces MTKHRPPNPAALDAHWRAANYLSAGQIYLLDNPLLTEELRPEHIKPRLVGHWGTSPGLNLVHTHLNRVIRERSLDAICVWGPGHGGPAVLANSWLDGSYSRTYPDVGRDAAGMARLFRQFSFPGGVPSHVAPETPGSIHEGGELGYSLAHAYGAAFDNPGLLVACVIGDGEAETGPLAASWHSNKFLDPVHDGAVLPILHLNGYKIANPTVLARLPEAELDSLLRGYGHEPLHVTGSDPLKVHEAMARALDHALDRIDEIKRTGVRASWPMIVLRTPKGWTGPAVVDGEPVEGTWRSHQVPLAAVREDADHLRQLDAWLRSYRPRELFDADGRPTEQVLACVPDGERRLGANPHANGGLLTRDLPLPPLEHFAVPVDKPGATLHEPTRVLGGLLAQVMADTAERRDFRVVGPDETASNRLGALFEVTGKAWQAEILETDENLARDGRVMEILSEHLCQGWLEGYNLTGRHGLFSCYEAFVHIVDSMVNQHIKWLKTSRGLSWRAPVPSLNYLLTSHVWRQDHNGFSHQDPGFVDHVLNKSPEVVRVYLPPDANTLLSVADHVLRSRDYVNVVVAGKQPCFDWLSLEEARGHCARGAGIWEWAGTEGRDREPDVVLACAGDVPTQEVLAAAGLLRRHLPDLAVRVVNVVDMTKLLPHEEHPHGMADFEYDALFTRDKPVIFAYHGYPWLIHRLTYRRGGHGQLHVRGYKESGTTTTPFDMVVRNDLDRYRLVMDVIDRVPGLAVRAAGVRQTMADTRTRHHAWIRDHGTDLPEVADWTWTG; this is translated from the coding sequence ATGACGAAGCACCGTCCGCCGAACCCGGCCGCCCTCGACGCCCACTGGCGCGCCGCGAACTACCTGTCCGCGGGGCAGATCTATCTGCTGGACAACCCGCTGCTGACCGAGGAGCTGCGGCCCGAGCACATCAAACCGCGCCTGGTCGGCCACTGGGGCACCTCACCCGGCCTCAACCTCGTGCACACCCATCTGAACCGGGTGATCAGGGAGCGCTCGCTCGACGCGATCTGCGTGTGGGGTCCGGGGCACGGCGGCCCGGCGGTGCTGGCGAACTCCTGGCTGGACGGCTCGTATTCGCGCACCTATCCCGACGTCGGCCGGGACGCGGCGGGCATGGCGCGGCTGTTCCGGCAGTTCTCCTTCCCCGGCGGCGTGCCCAGCCATGTGGCTCCCGAGACCCCCGGCTCGATCCACGAGGGCGGCGAGCTCGGCTACTCCCTGGCGCACGCCTACGGGGCCGCGTTCGACAACCCCGGCCTGCTGGTCGCCTGTGTGATCGGCGACGGGGAGGCCGAGACCGGGCCGCTCGCCGCGTCCTGGCACTCGAACAAGTTCCTCGACCCCGTCCACGACGGCGCCGTACTGCCGATCCTGCACCTGAACGGCTACAAGATCGCCAACCCGACGGTCCTCGCCCGGCTGCCCGAGGCCGAACTCGACTCGCTGCTGCGGGGATACGGCCACGAGCCGCTCCACGTCACCGGCTCGGACCCGCTCAAGGTGCACGAGGCGATGGCCCGCGCCCTGGACCACGCCCTGGACCGTATCGACGAGATCAAGCGGACCGGCGTACGGGCGTCCTGGCCGATGATCGTGCTCCGTACGCCGAAGGGCTGGACGGGCCCGGCTGTGGTCGACGGCGAACCGGTGGAGGGCACCTGGCGCTCGCACCAGGTGCCGCTCGCCGCTGTCCGCGAAGACGCCGACCACCTGCGGCAGTTGGATGCGTGGCTGCGCTCCTACCGGCCTCGGGAGCTCTTCGACGCCGACGGCCGCCCCACCGAGCAGGTGCTGGCCTGCGTCCCGGACGGCGAGCGCCGGCTCGGCGCGAATCCGCACGCCAACGGCGGCCTGCTCACCCGCGACCTGCCGCTGCCGCCGCTGGAGCACTTCGCCGTCCCCGTCGACAAGCCGGGCGCGACCCTGCACGAGCCCACCCGGGTCCTCGGCGGTCTGCTGGCCCAGGTGATGGCCGACACCGCCGAGCGGCGCGACTTCCGCGTGGTCGGCCCCGACGAGACCGCCTCCAACCGGCTGGGCGCCCTCTTCGAGGTCACCGGCAAGGCGTGGCAGGCGGAGATCCTGGAGACCGACGAGAACCTGGCCCGCGACGGCCGGGTGATGGAGATCCTGTCCGAACACCTCTGCCAGGGCTGGCTGGAGGGCTACAACCTCACCGGCCGCCACGGCCTGTTCTCCTGCTACGAGGCGTTCGTCCACATCGTCGACTCGATGGTCAACCAGCACATCAAGTGGCTGAAGACGTCGCGGGGCCTGTCGTGGCGCGCCCCCGTCCCCTCCCTCAACTACCTGCTCACCTCGCACGTCTGGCGCCAGGACCACAACGGCTTCTCGCACCAGGACCCCGGCTTCGTCGACCATGTGCTGAACAAGAGCCCCGAGGTCGTACGGGTCTACCTCCCGCCGGACGCCAACACCCTGCTGTCCGTGGCGGACCACGTCCTGCGCTCGCGCGACTACGTCAACGTGGTCGTCGCCGGCAAGCAGCCCTGCTTCGACTGGCTCTCCCTGGAGGAGGCCCGCGGCCACTGCGCGCGCGGCGCGGGCATCTGGGAGTGGGCCGGTACCGAGGGCCGCGACCGCGAGCCCGACGTCGTTCTGGCCTGCGCCGGAGACGTGCCCACCCAGGAGGTCCTGGCCGCCGCCGGGCTGCTGCGCCGCCACCTCCCGGACCTCGCCGTCCGCGTCGTCAACGTCGTCGACATGACGAAGCTGCTGCCCCACGAGGAACACCCGCACGGAATGGCCGACTTCGAGTACGACGCGCTGTTCACCCGCGACAAGCCGGTGATCTTCGCTTACCACGGCTACCCGTGGCTGATCCACCGGCTCACCTACCGCCGCGGCGGCCACGGCCAGCTCCATGTGCGCGGCTACAAGGAGTCCGGCACCACCACGACGCCCTTCGACATGGTCGTCCGCAACGACCTCGACCGGTACCGGCTCGTCATGGACGTCATCGACCGCGTCCCCGGCCTCGCCGTGCGCGCGGCCGGCGTCCGCCAGACCATGGCCGACACCCGCACCCGCCACCACGCCTGGATCCGCGACCACGGCACCGATCTGCCCGAGGTCGCCGACTGGACCTGGACCGGCTGA
- a CDS encoding universal stress protein gives MHRHITAGIDGSRESLDAADWAAREAVLRGLPLHLLHVDEEPADRTFLPEPDVPAERGHTALDRAAVQLAYCHPALEIRPAHALGRPADTLVEAAETSEALVLGSRGLTGLAAFMVGSVALDATARAACPVVLVRAGERPEDERQGLAGNGPYRPVVLGLDLGRPCDELLAYAFDAAASRHAALHVLHAWSVPLVPSADADDPAEEKARALSGMLSAWRHKFPDIDVLEHALHGRAGHHLLLASTRAGLLVIGRRTGMGDHLGPVAHSVIHHVLCPVAVVPHC, from the coding sequence ATGCATCGCCACATCACGGCCGGTATCGACGGCTCGCGCGAGAGCCTCGACGCCGCCGACTGGGCCGCCCGCGAAGCCGTACTGCGCGGCCTTCCCCTGCACCTGCTCCACGTGGACGAGGAACCCGCGGACCGGACCTTCCTCCCCGAACCGGACGTGCCCGCCGAGCGCGGGCACACGGCCCTGGACCGGGCCGCCGTCCAACTCGCCTACTGCCACCCCGCCTTGGAGATCCGGCCCGCCCACGCCCTCGGCCGGCCCGCCGACACCCTGGTGGAGGCGGCCGAGACCTCCGAGGCCCTGGTCCTGGGCTCGCGTGGCTTGACCGGACTGGCCGCGTTCATGGTCGGCTCGGTCGCCCTCGACGCCACCGCGCGGGCCGCGTGCCCGGTCGTTCTGGTGCGCGCGGGGGAGCGGCCCGAGGACGAGCGGCAGGGGTTGGCGGGCAACGGCCCGTACCGGCCCGTGGTCCTCGGACTCGACCTGGGCCGCCCGTGCGACGAACTGCTCGCGTACGCCTTCGACGCGGCGGCGAGCCGGCACGCGGCGCTGCACGTCCTGCACGCCTGGAGCGTGCCGCTGGTGCCGTCGGCGGACGCGGACGACCCGGCGGAGGAGAAGGCCCGCGCACTGTCCGGGATGCTGTCCGCGTGGCGGCACAAGTTCCCCGACATCGACGTACTGGAGCACGCGCTCCACGGCCGGGCGGGCCACCACCTGCTGCTGGCCTCCACCCGGGCCGGCCTGCTGGTCATCGGCCGCCGCACCGGCATGGGCGACCACCTGGGCCCGGTCGCCCACTCGGTGATCCACCACGTGCTGTGCCCGGTGGCCGTGGTGCCGCACTGCTGA
- a CDS encoding Dyp-type peroxidase: MNGPARRGLLGGLAALGTAAAVTGCQGSRTPAPAPSSQPGRQPGVTDPQPPRVLLLSYDLSPGTHGPSGRDAVRRMFAAWTPLLTARPSTARDGPTVTVGFGPAFFTRLGSRTPEALRDLPAFAGDRLRPEAGGGQVFLQICAGTPAVCTDLARRLERAVPGVLRPRWHQAGFLPATTPGETPRNLFGFKDGTANPSAKEAERWVWLGPGPHHNATYLVVRRIRLATAEFGNLPVERQERVMGRRKPHGGPLQGGPEHTEADLFAKTSQGSYLLPADAHVRLAHPRFDGGARMLRRGYSYDNAPDDQGLLFLAYMNDPNLFTRVQRRLAGHDALGPFVEHFGSALFFVPPGGGPDRPLGSTVL; the protein is encoded by the coding sequence ATGAACGGGCCCGCCCGGCGCGGCCTGCTCGGCGGGCTGGCCGCCCTCGGCACGGCCGCCGCCGTGACCGGCTGCCAGGGATCCCGCACCCCCGCCCCCGCCCCGTCCTCCCAGCCCGGCCGCCAGCCGGGCGTGACGGACCCGCAGCCTCCCCGTGTGCTCCTGCTTTCCTACGACTTGAGCCCCGGCACCCACGGTCCGTCGGGCCGGGACGCCGTCCGGCGTATGTTCGCCGCGTGGACGCCCCTGCTCACCGCCCGCCCGTCCACCGCGCGCGACGGCCCGACCGTCACGGTCGGTTTCGGCCCCGCCTTCTTCACCCGCCTCGGCTCACGGACACCGGAGGCGCTCCGCGACCTCCCCGCCTTCGCCGGTGACCGGCTGCGCCCCGAAGCCGGGGGCGGCCAGGTGTTCCTGCAGATCTGCGCCGGCACCCCGGCCGTCTGCACCGATCTCGCGCGGCGGCTGGAGCGGGCCGTGCCGGGCGTGTTGCGCCCGCGCTGGCACCAGGCGGGCTTCCTGCCCGCGACGACGCCAGGAGAGACCCCCCGCAACCTGTTCGGCTTCAAGGACGGCACCGCCAACCCGAGCGCCAAGGAGGCCGAACGATGGGTGTGGCTCGGCCCCGGGCCCCACCACAACGCCACCTACCTGGTGGTGCGCCGCATCCGGCTGGCGACGGCCGAGTTCGGCAATCTGCCCGTAGAACGCCAAGAACGCGTCATGGGCCGCCGCAAACCGCACGGCGGCCCCCTCCAGGGCGGCCCCGAACACACCGAAGCCGATCTCTTCGCCAAGACGTCACAGGGCAGCTACCTGCTCCCGGCCGACGCCCACGTCCGCCTCGCCCACCCCCGATTCGACGGCGGGGCCCGGATGCTGCGCCGCGGATACTCCTACGACAACGCCCCCGACGACCAGGGTCTGCTCTTCCTCGCGTACATGAACGACCCCAACCTGTTCACCCGCGTACAACGCCGCCTCGCGGGCCACGACGCACTCGGCCCGTTCGTCGAACACTTCGGCTCCGCCCTGTTCTTCGTCCCGCCGGGCGGGGGCCCGGACCGGCCGCTTGGCAGCACCGTCCTGTAG
- a CDS encoding nitrous oxide reductase family maturation protein NosD, which translates to MLALVSRLLPRRRLGLPVAALLLLVPACSGPVDDSAPPGRGPAATLRVPRDFGSIQQAVDHARPGDLVLVAPGVYRESVTVAVPRVVLRGADRNGTVIDGEFRRANGVTVTGAGSAVENLTVRNHLANGVLFTGVTDASRHTGGAGGAGYERLDTKAYPPLKGFRASYVTAHNNALYGIYAFDAREGIIEDSYASGQADSGIYVGQCRPCLTTVRRNTVEHNAVGIEVTNASEELYVLGNTARHNRVGATVNSNDLEALAPQHRAMFTGNAFTDNNDDGSPEQADGGYGIGIGLGGGTDNTVERNLISGNRRAGVLLTDVAGYPAARNAVRDNRVTGNGTDLVLATSAVAGNCFDANTPDRVSPADLTDAARCGRPAGRWRVPGSVPVVAAPAGLSFRLVPAPPPQPSMPRASSTPARAAVGLPGRPEAQSYPLPSGSA; encoded by the coding sequence GTGCTCGCTCTCGTTTCTCGCCTTCTGCCGCGGCGTCGGCTCGGCCTGCCCGTCGCCGCGCTGCTCCTGCTCGTTCCGGCGTGTTCCGGCCCGGTGGACGACTCCGCCCCGCCCGGTCGCGGCCCGGCCGCCACCCTGCGCGTGCCGCGGGACTTCGGGTCCATCCAACAGGCGGTGGACCACGCGCGCCCCGGCGATCTGGTGCTGGTCGCGCCCGGCGTCTACCGGGAGAGCGTCACGGTCGCCGTGCCCCGCGTCGTCCTGCGCGGCGCGGATCGCAACGGCACGGTCATCGACGGCGAGTTCCGCCGCGCCAACGGCGTCACCGTGACCGGGGCGGGGTCGGCCGTGGAGAATCTGACGGTCCGCAACCACCTCGCCAACGGCGTGCTGTTCACCGGCGTGACCGACGCGTCCCGGCACACCGGCGGCGCCGGGGGAGCGGGGTACGAACGGCTCGACACCAAGGCGTACCCCCCGCTCAAGGGCTTCCGGGCGTCCTACGTCACGGCTCACAACAACGCGCTGTACGGCATCTACGCGTTCGACGCCCGCGAGGGGATCATCGAGGACTCGTACGCCTCCGGCCAAGCCGACTCCGGGATCTATGTGGGCCAGTGCCGTCCGTGTCTCACCACCGTGCGGCGCAACACCGTCGAGCACAACGCCGTGGGCATCGAAGTCACCAACGCCTCCGAGGAGTTGTACGTCCTCGGCAACACGGCCCGCCACAACCGCGTCGGGGCGACCGTGAACTCCAACGACCTGGAGGCCCTGGCCCCCCAGCACCGCGCGATGTTCACCGGCAACGCCTTCACCGACAACAACGACGACGGCAGCCCCGAGCAGGCCGACGGCGGCTACGGCATCGGGATCGGCCTGGGCGGAGGCACGGACAACACCGTCGAGCGCAACCTGATCAGCGGCAACCGCCGGGCCGGGGTGCTGCTGACCGATGTCGCCGGGTATCCGGCGGCCCGTAACGCGGTCCGGGACAACCGGGTCACCGGCAACGGGACCGACCTGGTGCTCGCCACCTCCGCCGTCGCGGGCAACTGCTTCGACGCCAACACGCCCGACCGGGTGTCCCCGGCGGACCTCACCGACGCGGCGCGCTGCGGGCGGCCGGCGGGGCGGTGGCGGGTGCCCGGGTCGGTGCCCGTCGTCGCCGCACCGGCGGGACTGTCCTTCCGGCTGGTGCCCGCTCCGCCGCCGCAGCCGTCCATGCCCCGGGCGTCCTCCACGCCCGCGCGGGCGGCCGTGGGTCTGCCCGGGCGCCCGGAGGCGCAGAGCTATCCGCTGCCGTCCGGGTCCGCGTAG
- a CDS encoding L,D-transpeptidase family protein: MTPLIRRPRSPILVGALAALLVAVAAPTPAAAPAPACTVDTGPYQWQLEQYLRLPADGRQSSADCVAIRAFQELHGILPADGSASLATYRTTLVIEERRAPNKNGTCPHREERLVCVDLARQLLWVQRDGQVVYPAVAVRTGRWGQQTRNGWHEITERRIDDHSELYDNAPMPYSQYFSGGQAFHGVYGDLFNGGGSAGCINLRLQDAQLLWNTTDLGDPVFIWGRKPAT, translated from the coding sequence GTGACGCCGCTCATACGCCGCCCGCGTTCGCCGATACTCGTGGGCGCCCTCGCCGCCCTTCTGGTCGCGGTGGCCGCCCCGACCCCCGCCGCCGCGCCCGCACCCGCGTGCACCGTGGACACCGGCCCGTACCAGTGGCAGCTGGAGCAGTATCTGCGCCTGCCCGCCGACGGACGTCAGTCCAGCGCCGACTGCGTGGCGATCCGCGCCTTCCAGGAACTCCACGGCATCCTCCCCGCCGACGGCTCCGCGAGCCTGGCCACCTATCGCACCACCCTGGTGATCGAGGAACGCCGCGCCCCCAACAAGAACGGGACCTGTCCGCACCGGGAGGAGCGGCTCGTCTGCGTCGACCTCGCGCGCCAGCTCCTGTGGGTGCAGCGCGACGGCCAGGTCGTCTACCCGGCGGTCGCGGTCCGCACCGGGCGCTGGGGCCAGCAGACCCGCAACGGCTGGCACGAGATCACCGAGCGCCGCATCGACGACCACTCCGAGCTGTACGACAACGCGCCCATGCCGTACTCCCAGTACTTCTCCGGCGGCCAGGCCTTCCACGGCGTCTACGGCGACCTGTTCAACGGCGGCGGCTCGGCCGGCTGCATCAACCTCCGCCTCCAGGACGCCCAGCTCCTGTGGAACACCACCGACCTCGGCGACCCCGTCTTCATCTGGGGCCGCAAACCCGCGACGTGA